One stretch of Hemibagrus wyckioides isolate EC202008001 linkage group LG01, SWU_Hwy_1.0, whole genome shotgun sequence DNA includes these proteins:
- the LOC131370555 gene encoding C-C chemokine receptor type 1-like, which yields MATILSNSSGVLGTMSPSTSTEEYDYSEITFSEPCHYGHHASRFLPVLYSLFFVVGFLGNMLVLWVILRGAQIKSMTDVSFLNLAIVDLLLLFTLPFLAHYARDTWVFGDAMCGLVLSVYYIGFYSGIFSIVLMSIDRYLAIVHSVCALRIRTKIVASIVIWILAIIASFPELLFLGVEIYGSETVCSAYPKNASHNEMRIAAFFKMNIVGLLIPLIIVGFCFCMVLQRLQTLHMSKKLDEFRLVIVVMVVFFCCWTPYNIAAFLKALELKKILPLTCQLSKNIQLTLQATEAIAYSHSCLNPFLYVFVGEKFRRHLARLLLQTPCVHVKCMKSYMTRVASSVHAQSSSVNEHISAV from the exons ATGGCAACAATATTGAGCAACAGCAGTGGCGTTTTGGGAACAATGAGCCCCAG cacatCAACAGAAGAGTATGATTACTCAGAGATTACCTTTAGTGAGCCGTGTCATTATGGACACCATGCAAGCCGTTTCCTCCCGGTTCTCTACTCACTGTTCTTCGTGGTCGGCTTCCTGGGCAACATGCTGGTGCTGTGGGTGATCCTGAGAGGCGCTCAGATAAAAAGCATGACTGATGTGTCTTTCCTGAACCTGGCCATTGTTGACCTTCTACTACTCTTTACTCTCCCCTTCCTGGCTCACTATGCCAGAGATACCTGGGTTTTTGGTGATGCCATGTGCGGGCTGGTCCTCAGTGTGTACTACATTGGATTCTACTCTGGAATTTTCTCTATTGTGTTGATGAGCATTGACAGATATTTGGCTATTGTCCATTCTGTGTGTGCCTTAAGAATCCGTACAAAGATTGTAGCTAGTATAGTCATTTGGATTTTAGCCATTATAGCCTCATTTCCTGAGCTATTGTTCCTTGGAGTCGAAATTTATGGCAGTGAAACAGTGTGCAGTGCTTATCCGAAAAATGCAAGTCACAATGAAATGAGAATTGCAGCTTTCTTTAAAATGAACATTGTGGGTCTGCTAATTCCACTGATTATTGTCGGATTTTGCTTCTGTATGGTGCTCCAGAGGCTTCAGACCCTTCATATGTCCAAGAAACTGGATGAATTTCGTCTTGTTATCGTGGTCATGGTGGTCTTCTTCTGCTGCTGGACACCATACAACATTGCAGCTTTCCTCAAAGCACTGGAGCTAAAGAAAATCCTTCCTCTAACGTGTCAACTCAGCAAAAATATCCAGCTGACGCTGCAAGCCACCGAAGCCATAGCGTACTCACACAGCTGCCTCAATCCGTTCCTCTATGTGTTTGTGGGGGAAAAGTTCAGGAGGCACCTCGCCAGGCTCCTCCTCCAGACACCATGCGTCCATGTTAAGTGTATGAAGAGCTACATGACCCGGGTCGCATCCTCTGTGCATGCACAAAGCTCGAGTGTGAACGAGCACATTAGTGCTGTTTGA
- the LOC131360612 gene encoding C-C chemokine receptor type 5-like, which translates to MMSNSSDYLDSVTSSMMTTEYYSYEYDPEAEPCNYNKAGQHFLPVLYSLFFVVGFLGNMLVLWVILRGVQMKSMTDVSLLNLAIADLLLLFTLPFLAHYARDTWVFGNAMCRLVLGVYYIGFYAGIFFIVLMSIDRYLAIVHAVFALRIRSKMFGILASMGIWIAAIISSFPELQHLGVENDATLVCNAYPKNVDHNDVRSLAFIKMNILGLLIPLIVVGFCYLMVLQRLQTIRSSKKLAIRLVVVVMVVFFCCWTPYNIAAILKALELKKILNPSCKGSNNIQLALQATEAIAYSHSCINPFLYVFVGEKFRRQLARLLRQTPCVHVQCVKSYMNQAAGSVQSRTTSVDERIVSMNVGGA; encoded by the exons ATGATGTCGAACAGCTCTGATTATTTGGACAGTGTAACATCCAG CATGATGACAACAGAGTATTACTCTTATGAATATGACCCTGAGGCAGAACCATGTAATTACAATAAAGCTGGACAACATTTTCTCCCGGTTCTCTACTCGCTGTTCTTTGTGGTTGGATTCCTGGGCAACATGCTGGTGCTGTGGGTGATCCTGAGAGGTGTTCAGATGAAAAGCATGACTGATGTTTCTCTCCTGAACCTGGCCATTGCTGACCTTCTGCTACTCTTCACTCTCCCCTTCCTGGCTCACTATGCAAGGGATACCTGGGTTTTTGGTAATGCCATGTGCAGGCTGGTCCTCGGTGTGTACTACATCGGATTTTATGCTGGAATTTTCTTTATCGTCTTGATGAGCATCGACAGATACTTGGCTATCGTCCATGCTGTGTTTGCCTTAAGAATCCGATCAAAAATGTTTGGGATTTTAGCTAGCATGGGCATTTGGATTGCAGCTATAATATCATCCTTTCCTGAGCTACAGCATCTTGGAGTTGAAAATGATGCAACGCTAGTTTGTAATGCTTATCCAAAGAATGTTGACCACAATGATGTTAGAAGTTTAGCATtcataaaaatgaacattttgggCCTGCTTATTCCACTGATTGTTGTGGGATTTTGCTACTTGATGGTGCTCCAGAGGCTTCAGACCATCCGTTCTTCTAAAAAACTGGCCATTCGCCTTGTTGTCGTGGTCATGGTGGTCTTCTTCTGCTGTTGGACGCCGTACAACATTGCAGCAATCCTCAAAGCACTGGAGCTTAAGAAGATCCTTAATCCATCTTGTAAGGGCAGCAATAATATTCAACTGGCACTGCAAGCAACTGAAGCCATAGCGTACTCACACAGCTGCATCAATCCGTTTCTCTATGTGTTTGTGGGGGAAAAGTTCAGGAGACAACTCGCCAGGCTCCTGCGCCAGACACCATGCGtccatgtgcagtgtgtgaagaGCTATATGAATCAGGCTGCCGGCTCAGTGCAGTCCCGTACCACAAGTGTGGATGAACGCATAGTTAGTATGAATGTTGGAGGAGCATGA